In Agrococcus jenensis, the genomic window TCGAGGCCTTCCCTCGACTCAGGGGGCGCAGGGCTGGAGCTCGGCGCCGTACTCGCCGGGCTCGCCGCACAGCCACTCCGTCGCGACGCCGTCGTCGTCGAAGACGACGCGCACGCGCACCTCGAACCACTCCGGGGCGCCGTCGACCGTCGCCGTGACCGGCACCGACAGGTCGATCGAGCCCATCGTCGTGCCCATGCCCATCGGGTAGACCTCGCCGGCCGGCTCGAGCCGCGCCTCGGCGGGCACCGGGCAGCCCGGCTCGACCTGGCAGGCGGCGATGGTGACGAGCGCGAGCTGGGTGGCGTAGTCGCTGATCTGCGGCACGATGCCCGCGGTCACGTAGGGCACGGTCGGGGTGAGCGGGTCGCCGTCGACGACGAACACGTCGCCGCCGGTGAGGAAGATCGGTCCGGAGACGATGTCGATCGTGTAGGTGCCCGGGTACAGGAGCACGGGCTCCTCGCCGCCGAGGGGCACGCCCGCGATCTGCACGCGGGTGATCGGGTCGTAGTAGGCGAGGTCGGCGACCTCGGCGAGCGAGGTCATGAGTCGCCACGTGCCGCCCGCGCGCTCGGCCTGCAGCGTGCGGAAGATGTCGCTGCCGCCGACGCGGTATCGCACCTCCGCCGTGCCGACGTCGCCGTCGACGTGCACGAGCCGCACCTCGAACGCCTCGATCCGGTCCGCGGCCTGCAGCACCGCATCGGGCGCCACCGCGCCCCTGCTCTCGAGCGGCACGACCTCCGACGCGAGCTCGGCCCTGCCCTCCGCGATCGCCGTCAGGTAGTCGAGCGCCACCGCGCGCAGACCGTCGACGCTCGCCGTCGCCGCGCTGCGCTCCGACGCCTCGAAGGCGGCCGGCACCGCCGCCCCGAGCATCGCGCCGACCACGGCCGCGATCGCGATCTGGCGCCAGCCGAAGGTCGGGACGCTGCGGCGGCGGAGGACCGGCGGCTCCGCCGTCTCCACTCGCACGTCGACGGCGGGCTCGACCACCGCCGCGGGCGGGGCGACCGCCTGCGACGGCATCTCGAACTCGGGCATCGCCGTCGACACGCGACCATTCTCACGCCGTCGCGGCAGGCCGAGAAGAGGGCAGTTCGGGGCAGGCGGAGCGCCGCGTCGCGCGGGCGGACTAGCCGCGGCAGGGCTCGAGCTCGAACTCGGAGGCGCTGGGCATCGCGCACTGCCACGAGACGAGCGTGCCGGCCTCGTCGACGATCGCGCGGAGCTGCATCTCCACCGTCTGACCGCTGAAGGCGCTCGTGTACACCTGCATCGACACGTTGACGGCGCCTGTCGGCTCCTCGCCCATCACCCACGGCCCATCGACGCGCAGCGCCGCATCCGGCTCGAACGTGCACTCGGCATCGCAGGCACGCACGTGGGCGACCGCGACCTCCTGCGCGAGCTCGTCGAGTCCCGGCGCCAGCTCCATGGTCGAGACCAGCTCGGTCGGCGTCAGCGGGTCGCCGTCGACGATGATCGGGTTGCCGCCGCTGACGACGAGCGATCCCTCCACGCGGTCGGACTCGTACGCCCCGGGGTAGAGCAGCGTGCGACGCGAGGAGGGCAGCTCGACGCCGGCGATGGTGACCGCCGCATAGCCCTCGTAGGTGTAGGCCATCGTGGGCTCGGCGATCGACGTGCGCAGCTGCCAGGCACCGTCGACCTCCTCCGCCTCGAGCGCTCGCGTGACCGTCTGCCCGGCCACGCGGTAGCGCACCTCGACCGTCGCCGCGTCGCCGTCGACGGTGGTCATCCGCACCTCCGGCTCGTCCAGCCGATCGGCCGACTGCAGCACCGCGTCGGGCGGGGTCTCGCCCTCGACCGGCGCCATCGCGGTCGCTCGGTCGGATGCGCCCTCCGCGATGGCCGTCAGGTAGTCCATCGCGGTCTGGCGCAGGCGCTCGATGCGCGCGTCGGCGGCGGCCTGGTCGATGCCCTGCATGGCGGTCGGCAGTCCCGCGCCGACGAGCACGCCGATGAGCGCCGCGATCACGAGCTGCCTCCACGGCCGGCGCGGGCGGGCGAACGGCTCGGGGAGGTCGCGCTCCGCGACCGAATCGGGCGCGCTCGACCGCGGATCGCGGACGGGCGGCGGCTCGACCGGCGCCTCGATGACGGGCGCCGGCTCGGGCATCACGAACTCCGGTGACGGCACGCCCTCATCCTGTCGCGCGGCGGTGCCGACGGAAAGAGCAGTGCGCGAATCGTTACCGCGGTCAGACCGAGGCGGAGAGCGCCTCGAGGAAGCCCCAGCCGAAGGAGCTGGCGGCGCCGAAGAGCACGAGCAGGCCCAGCCCGAGAGCGGCACCGAAGACGCCCGTGCGTCGGCCGTCCGGCACGGTCGCGCCGATGCATCCGGCGACGATCCCGCTGAGGCTGACGAGCACGGCCGTCACGAGCACGGCGACGAGCAGGGGGAGCTCGCCGGGCCGCGGCGCGAAGAGGTAGCTGACCTGCTGCACGAGCGAGACGACCTGCAGCACGACCGCGGCGGCGAGGAGCCAGAGCGAGAGCACGCCGAAGCGGGCACGGCGGTCGGTGCTGCGCACGCGCGCGGGTCTCGGCGGGGCGTCGGTCATGAGTTCGTCGAGCATCGGTCGATGCTACGAGCGCCGCGGCGGTCGGCGCGGGAGGCGCGCTCGCTACTCCAGCAGGCCGAGCGCGAAGCCGGTGACGAGGAACACGACCGGGTTCGAGATGACCAGCAAGCCGCCGCTGATCGCCGCCATCGTGATGTTGGCGGTGCCGCGCTTCACCGCGGCGGTGATCGCGAAGGCGATCGACAGCAGTGTGCAGACGCCCCAGACGGGGAGCAGCCAGATGACGAGGCCGTCGAGGTCGACGAACGCGACACCGATCGCGACGAGCAGCATCGCACCGCAGAGCACCGCGGCGACGAGCGCGAGCACGCCCCAGACGGGATTGCGGCGGGGCGCGAGGCGGGTCTCGAGCACCCAGGGCAGTTCGGTCACGCGACGATTCTGACAGGCATGCGAGCATGGCCGCGTGGACCTCGCCCTGGAACGGCTCGCCGATCGCATGCACGTCGTCTCGCTGCCGCTCGTCACGCGCTTCCGCGGGGTGGAGGTGCGCGAGGTGGCGCTCTTCTCGGGCGAGGCGGGGTGGGGCGAGTGGAGCCCCTTCCTCGAGTACCCGCCGGAGGAGGCGGCGCGCTGGCTGCGGGCGGCGCTCGAGGACGCGGATCTCGAGCGTCCGGCGGCGGTGCGGGACCGCATCCCGGTCAACGCGACGCTGCCGGCCGTCGGGCCGGACGCGGTCGCGGGCGTGCTCGCGCGCTACGACGGCTGCCGCACGGTGAAGGTGAAGGTCGCCGAGCGGGGGCAGACGCTCGACGACGACGTCGCCCGGGTCGCGGAGGTGCGCGCGCTGCTGCCGGACGCGCGCATCCGCGTCGACGCGAACGGCGGCTGGAACATCGACGAGGCGGAGCACGCGGTGCGGGCGCTCGAGCGCTTCGACCTCGAGTACGTCGAGCAGCCGTGCGCGACCGTGCCGGAGCTCGCCGAGCTGCGGATGCGGGTGCACCGGCTGGCGATCCCGATCGCGGCGGACGAGTCGGTGCGCAAGGCCGAGGACCCGCTGCTCGTGGCGCGCGCCGGCGCCGCCGACGTGCTGGTCGTCAAGGCGCAGCCGCTCGGCGGCGTGCGATCGGCGCTCGCGATCGTCGCCGAGGCGGGGCTGCCCGCGGTCGTGTCGAGCGCGCTCGACTCGAGCGTCGGGCTGTCGATGGGTGCGGCGCTCGCGGGCGCGATGCCGTCGCTCCCCTACGACTGCGGGCTCGGCACCGGCGCGCTGCTCGCCGCCGACGTCGCCGAGCCGCTCGTGCCGGTCGCCGGCTCGATCCCGGTCGTCCGCGTCACCCCCACCCCCGAGCTCCTGGCTACGCACCAGGCCTCCCCCGAGCGCACGGCCGCCTGGCGCGCCCGCCTCGCCGCCGCCCACCCCCACCTCTGAGATTCTCAACGGAGCAGCTGGTAGCTGGAGGGGATAGTGCCCTCGAGCTACCGATCGCTCCGTTGAGATCGAAGGCTCCGTCCACAGGCGGGGCTCGGGGCGCAGCGAGCACTCGATCCGGGGCACGACGATGCGCCGATGGAGCTCTTGGAATGGCTCGCAGCCAACGGCGGCGTCAGCACCGTCCAGGCCGCTCGCGACCTGGTCAGCGCTGAGGAGCTGCTCGACCTGAAGGGCAGCGGCGCGATCTGGACGCCCCTGCGCGGGTGGGTGGCGCTGACCGGGGTCAGCAACGATGTGACGCGCGCGCTGCGGGTGGGCGGCGTCGCGACCTGCGTCACGGCGCTCCGGATGCACGGCCTCTGGACGCCGCATGGCGAGACTCGGCTGCACGTCCGTGTGAACCGGCGCTCCCACAGCGCTCGCATCACCGAGGCGGAACGGACGCCTGGCGTGGTCGTGCACCGCATGCACGAGTGGTTGGACGACGCGCGACCTACGCACGGCTTCGATCCGGTGGTGGCGACGCTCGCCGTCGCATCCGGGTGCGTCTCGGCGGAGGATCTCGCTGCCGCGGCCGAGCGCGGGCTCGCTCTCGGGACCGTGCAGCCGCACGAGGTCAGGACGATCGCGGCGGGACTGCCCCGTCGCCGACGGCGCGGGCTGGAGCGGCTCTGCGACCGGTCCGGATCCGGCGTCGAGTCGATCTTCGCGCTCATGCTCCGCGATGCGCACATCGCCTACGTGCAGCAGTTCGAACCCATCCCCGGGATGTTCGTCGACTTCCTCATCGGGACATCGCTCATCGTCGAGCTGGACTCGCGAACGTGGCACGGACGCCCGGTCGACATCGAGACCGATCGGCGCCGCGACGCCGAGCTGCTCGCGCTCGGCTACCGCACGCTCCGCTTCACGTACGAGCAGATGCTCTTCCAGCCGGAGTTGGTGCGGGAGCGCGTGCTCGCGCTCGTCCGGCGCGACGCCCACCGCCGGAAGCTCTGGACCTGAACTCAACGGAGCGGCTGGCGCCGCGAGGGCACTATCCCCTCGTGCTGCCAGTCGCTCCGTTGAGAAAAGGGCTAGAGGCCGCTGTAGGCGTGCAGGCCCTTGAAGAAGAGGTTCACGACCGTGAAGTTGAAGATGATGGCGGCGAAGCCGATCAGCTGCAGCCAGGCCGACCGCGAGCCGCGCCAGCCGCGCGTCGCACGTGCGTGGATGTAGCCGGCGTAGATGACCCAGATCACGAAGGTCCAGACCTCCTTCGTGTCCCAGCCCCAGTAGCGGCCCCACGCGTGCTCGGCCCAGACGGCGCCGGCGATGAGGGTGAAGGTCCAGAAGATGAAGCCGACCACGCCGACGCGGTACGCGAGGTCCTCGAGCTGCACCGCCGACGGGAGCGAGCGCAGGAAGCCGCTGTCGCGACGCTCCTTGAGGAGCTGCAGGATGCTGAGTCCCGACCCGAGCGCGAAGAAGCCGGTCGCGAGCGTCGCCACGAAGACGTGGATGACGAGCCAGTACGACTGGAGCGCCGGCGGCAGCGGCGTGGGCGCGACGTAGAAGTTGACGGTCGCGACGCCGAGGAAGACCGTCGCGAGGCCGGTGATGAACACGCCGAGGAAGTTCAGGTCGCGCCAGACGCGCGAGACCACGAAGACGCCCACGATGACGGCGACGCCGGTGAGCGCGAACTCGTACATGTTCGCCCACGGCACGCGGCCGGCGGAGAGCCCTCGGAGCACGTCGCCCGCGACGTGCAGCACCCAGGCGAGCACCGTCAGCACGTAGCCGATCCGGGCACCGCGACCGGGCAGCGCAGCCGCCGGCGCGGCCGGAGCCGCCGGTGCCTCGATCGGCGCACCCGCACCGACGAGCTCCCGCTCGGCCGGCACCTTCGCCGCCGAGCGGCGCGCGACGTCGACCGCGTACGCGATGAACGCGAGCGTGTACACCGCCATCGCGGAGTACACGAGCAGCAGCGAGTAGGAGTCGAGGTCGGCCAGGGTCACGGTCCGATCCTACGCTCGTGGCGCATCGGCCGCCTCGTCCGGAGCCTCACCCGGCCACCCCTCGCGGACGCGCTTGGCGAGGTCGTCGACCGCCCGCTCGAGCGTCGGGTCGTCGCCGCGCGCGAGGCCCGCGAGCTCGAGGCCCGCAGGGGTCGCCTTCACCCACATGCGGCGGCGCGGGATGAGCAGCGAGCCGAGCAGCGAGACGAACAGCACGATCACGATCCACAGCACGGGGGTCTGCGTGTGGTCGACGTGCACCTCGATGACGCCGTAGCGCCGCACGTCCTCGAACGTGATCGTGCCGAGGCCGCCGGGGATGTCGATCGTCTGCCCGGCCGCGAGCGTCAGCGACTCGGTGCCCGAGTCACCGCCGGCGATCTGCGTCATCGTGTCGGTGTCGAGCGCGTAGACCGAGCGCGGGATGCCCGCGTCGAGCCCCAGGTCGCCGGTGAACGCCTGCAGCGACAGCACCGGGTTGGCGAGGTCGGGATAGGCGGATGCGAGCGCGCCCGTCTCGAGCGGCACGGCGGTCGGGTAGAAGAAGCCGCGCAGGCCGAGCTGCTCCTCGAGCCCGTCGGGCAGCTTGATCACGCCGAGGCTCGTCATGTTGTCGTCCTGCGCGAGGAACGGCGTGTACTGGTCGTAGACGACCTCGCCCTCCGCGTCGCGCACCGAGATGCGCGGCGCGTAGCCGTTCGAGATCAGGTAGAGGTCGGCGCCGGCGACCCGCAGCGGCTCGTTGACCTTGATCTGCGCCTCGCGCTGCGCGCCGTCCTCCGTCGCCGACACCCGTGCGGTGAAGTCGAGCGGGGCACCGACGGCGTTCGGGTTCTCGGTCTCGTAGACGACGTCGAGCCCGTCGAGCTCGACCGCGAACGGCTCGAGGCCGTCGTCGTCGAACCACTGCCCCGCCGTGAACGAGTCGTAGCTCGAGAGCGTGTTCGCGAATCCGCTGCCCTCGACGAGCAGCCGCTGCCCCGAGTAGCCGAAGCCGGAGCCGAGGCCGACGACGAGCAGCAGCGCGAGCATCGAGATGTGGAAGAGCAGGTTGCCGGTCTCGCGCAGGTAGCCGCGCTCCGCCGACACCGAGTCGCCGTAGCGCGTCGTGCGGTAGCCGAGCCGGCGCAGCACGCGGTCGGCGCGGTCGAGGTCGGATGCCCCGCCCGGCACGGTCTGGAACCCGACGAGCCGCGACAGCCGCGCGGGCGTGCGCGGCGGGAGCGCCCGCATCGCCTTCCAGTGGTGCGCGAGCCGCGGGATGACGCAGCCGACGAGCGAGGTGAACAGCAGGATGTAGATCGCCGAGAACCACGGGCTCGAGTAGACGTCGTGCAGCGACAGGGCGTCGTAGAGCCAGACGAGCTCGGGGTTGTCGGCGCGCACCTGGATGACGCCGTTCGGGTCGGAGGAGCGCTGCGGCACGAGGCTGCCCGGCACCGCGGCGATCGCGAGCAGCAGGAGCAGCACGATCGCGGTGCGCATCGACGTCAGCTGCCGCCAGAGGAAGCGCGCCCAGCCGCGCGGCCCGAGCTTGGGGTCGCCGGGCTGCCGAGCCGGCGCCTCCGGCGAGTCGATGTGGTCGCCCGGCCGCAGCGGGTCAGATGATCGTGACAACGGAGGCGATCCATCCTTGGAGCGATTGCATGATGGCGTTCCACGCGCCCGTGACCATGAGCACGCCGACGGCGATGAGCATCGCCCCGCCGAGCACGTTCACGAGGCGGATGTGCCGGCGCAGCCACGCGACGGCGCCGCCGGCCCAGCCGAGGCCGAGCGCGATGAGCAGGAAGGGCACGCCCAGGCCGAGGGCGTAGGCGAGGCCGAGGATCGCGCCCTGCCACGCGGATCCGGTGGTGACGGTGAGCGCGCTGATGGCGGCGAGCGTCGGCCCGGAGCAGGGCGTCCAGCCGAGGGCGAAGACGACGCCGACGAGCGGTGCCGCCCACATGCCGCCCGCCTTCACCTGCTGCGGCTTCCAGATGCGCTGCAGGAACGAGAACTGCCCGACGAAGACGAGCCCGAGCAGGATCAGCACGACGCCGAGGATGCGCACGATGAGGTCGCTGTACTGCAGCAGGAACGAGCTCACGCCGCCGACGATCGCGGTGCCGAGCACGAAGACGAGCGTGAAGCCGGCGATGAAGAGCGCGACGCCGGCGACGAGCCGGCCGCGGCCGCCGCGCTCCCCCACGAGCGACCCGACGAGCCCGAGGTAGCCGGGCACGAGCGGCAGGATGCACGGGCTCGCGAACGAGACGAGCCCGGCGAGCAGCGCGATCGGCAGCGAGACGAGCAGCTGGCCGCTCAGCACCGCGCCGGCAGGGTCGAACGCCGCCGCGTCGATCGCGGCAGCACCGGCGACGGCGGGGGCCATCGCGGCTGCGGGTGCGACGAGCGCGAGGGCGGCACTCACCGCTCGAGCTCCTCCCGCAGCAGCGTCGAGAGGATGCTGGTGTCGGTCACCGCGCCGGACACGCGGGCGGCGACGCGGCCCTCCGCGTCGAGGATGATCGTCGACGGCACGGCGTTCGGCGCGACGATGCCGGTGAAGGCGAGCTGCGCCGATGCCGTCTCGTCGTCGAGGATCGACGGGTACTCGACCCCGAACTGCTCCTCGAAGGCGGCCGCCTGCGCGGCGCCGTCGCGGGTGTTGACGCCGAGGAAGCTCACCCGGTCGCCGAGCTCGGCATGCAGCTCGGCGAGCACCGGCGCCTCGATGCGGCACGGCGGGCACGCGGCGTACCAGAAGTTGATGAGCGTGACGCCGTCGAGCTCGGCGGAGTCGAGGTCGCCGCCGTCGACGAGCGGGCCGGCGAAGGCGGCGGGCGCCGCGCGCTGGTCGGGCGCGATCTCGGTGACGATGCCGTCGCCGGCGATGTAGCCGGCATCGCCGACCTGCCCGGCCACGCCGTCGGCCGACGCGCAGCCCGCGAGCGCGAGCGCGGCGAGCGCGATGGCGGTCACGCGCATCCGGCGGCGCATCACACCGCCCCCGCGTCGATCGCGGCGACGCCGGCGGCGGGCTCGGCGTAGTCGACCTCGACGAAGCGGCCCTCGACGCGGGCGAAGCTCGTGATCGACGACAGCTGGCAGCGCCGCGAGCGCGGGTCGTGCCACAGGCGCTCCCCCGCGATGGCGAGGTGCGCCATCCAGATCGGCGACTGGTGGCTGACGAGGACGATGTCGCCGTCGTCGTCGGACTCGGCGAGCTCGTCCCAGGCGTCCTCCATCGCGGCGATCACGCGCTGCGCGATCGCGCGGTACGGCTCGCCCCACGACGGGCGGAACGGGTTGCGGAGCAGCGGCCACGCGGAGGGGTGCCGCAGCGCGCCGCTCGCCTCGAACGTCTTGCCCTCGAACTGGTTCGTCGGCTCGATGATGCGGCGCTCGGTGCGGATGTCGAGCGAGAAGGCGTCCGCCCACGGCTGCGCCGACTGCTGCGCGCGCTCGAGCGGGCTCGCGGCGAGCCGCACGACCGAGCGGGCGGCCTGGCCGGTCGCGAGGTGCTCCGCGGCGAGCTCGGCCATCCGGTGGCCGCGCTCGGAGAGCACGAAG contains:
- a CDS encoding TlpA family protein disulfide reductase, whose protein sequence is MRVTAIALAALALAGCASADGVAGQVGDAGYIAGDGIVTEIAPDQRAAPAAFAGPLVDGGDLDSAELDGVTLINFWYAACPPCRIEAPVLAELHAELGDRVSFLGVNTRDGAAQAAAFEEQFGVEYPSILDDETASAQLAFTGIVAPNAVPSTIILDAEGRVAARVSGAVTDTSILSTLLREELER
- a CDS encoding o-succinylbenzoate synthase gives rise to the protein MDLALERLADRMHVVSLPLVTRFRGVEVREVALFSGEAGWGEWSPFLEYPPEEAARWLRAALEDADLERPAAVRDRIPVNATLPAVGPDAVAGVLARYDGCRTVKVKVAERGQTLDDDVARVAEVRALLPDARIRVDANGGWNIDEAEHAVRALERFDLEYVEQPCATVPELAELRMRVHRLAIPIAADESVRKAEDPLLVARAGAADVLVVKAQPLGGVRSALAIVAEAGLPAVVSSALDSSVGLSMGAALAGAMPSLPYDCGLGTGALLAADVAEPLVPVAGSIPVVRVTPTPELLATHQASPERTAAWRARLAAAHPHL
- the ccsB gene encoding c-type cytochrome biogenesis protein CcsB, giving the protein MAVYTLAFIAYAVDVARRSAAKVPAERELVGAGAPIEAPAAPAAPAAALPGRGARIGYVLTVLAWVLHVAGDVLRGLSAGRVPWANMYEFALTGVAVIVGVFVVSRVWRDLNFLGVFITGLATVFLGVATVNFYVAPTPLPPALQSYWLVIHVFVATLATGFFALGSGLSILQLLKERRDSGFLRSLPSAVQLEDLAYRVGVVGFIFWTFTLIAGAVWAEHAWGRYWGWDTKEVWTFVIWVIYAGYIHARATRGWRGSRSAWLQLIGFAAIIFNFTVVNLFFKGLHAYSGL
- the resB gene encoding cytochrome c biogenesis protein ResB; its protein translation is MSRSSDPLRPGDHIDSPEAPARQPGDPKLGPRGWARFLWRQLTSMRTAIVLLLLLAIAAVPGSLVPQRSSDPNGVIQVRADNPELVWLYDALSLHDVYSSPWFSAIYILLFTSLVGCVIPRLAHHWKAMRALPPRTPARLSRLVGFQTVPGGASDLDRADRVLRRLGYRTTRYGDSVSAERGYLRETGNLLFHISMLALLLVVGLGSGFGYSGQRLLVEGSGFANTLSSYDSFTAGQWFDDDGLEPFAVELDGLDVVYETENPNAVGAPLDFTARVSATEDGAQREAQIKVNEPLRVAGADLYLISNGYAPRISVRDAEGEVVYDQYTPFLAQDDNMTSLGVIKLPDGLEEQLGLRGFFYPTAVPLETGALASAYPDLANPVLSLQAFTGDLGLDAGIPRSVYALDTDTMTQIAGGDSGTESLTLAAGQTIDIPGGLGTITFEDVRRYGVIEVHVDHTQTPVLWIVIVLFVSLLGSLLIPRRRMWVKATPAGLELAGLARGDDPTLERAVDDLAKRVREGWPGEAPDEAADAPRA
- a CDS encoding cytochrome c biogenesis CcdA family protein; translation: MAPAVAGAAAIDAAAFDPAGAVLSGQLLVSLPIALLAGLVSFASPCILPLVPGYLGLVGSLVGERGGRGRLVAGVALFIAGFTLVFVLGTAIVGGVSSFLLQYSDLIVRILGVVLILLGLVFVGQFSFLQRIWKPQQVKAGGMWAAPLVGVVFALGWTPCSGPTLAAISALTVTTGSAWQGAILGLAYALGLGVPFLLIALGLGWAGGAVAWLRRHIRLVNVLGGAMLIAVGVLMVTGAWNAIMQSLQGWIASVVTII
- a CDS encoding endonuclease domain-containing protein, whose product is MELLEWLAANGGVSTVQAARDLVSAEELLDLKGSGAIWTPLRGWVALTGVSNDVTRALRVGGVATCVTALRMHGLWTPHGETRLHVRVNRRSHSARITEAERTPGVVVHRMHEWLDDARPTHGFDPVVATLAVASGCVSAEDLAAAAERGLALGTVQPHEVRTIAAGLPRRRRRGLERLCDRSGSGVESIFALMLRDAHIAYVQQFEPIPGMFVDFLIGTSLIVELDSRTWHGRPVDIETDRRRDAELLALGYRTLRFTYEQMLFQPELVRERVLALVRRDAHRRKLWT
- a CDS encoding histidine phosphatase family protein, which translates into the protein MPARRLHLVRHGEVDNPGRVLYGRMPGFVLSERGHRMAELAAEHLATGQAARSVVRLAASPLERAQQSAQPWADAFSLDIRTERRIIEPTNQFEGKTFEASGALRHPSAWPLLRNPFRPSWGEPYRAIAQRVIAAMEDAWDELAESDDDGDIVLVSHQSPIWMAHLAIAGERLWHDPRSRRCQLSSITSFARVEGRFVEVDYAEPAAGVAAIDAGAV